From a region of the Podarcis muralis chromosome 16, rPodMur119.hap1.1, whole genome shotgun sequence genome:
- the UQCR10 gene encoding cytochrome b-c1 complex subunit 9 — protein sequence MTLAKQVYRVLLRRSATFALTVVVGALLFERAFDQSADSIFEQVNKEKLWKHIKHKYEEPRDE from the exons ATGACGCTCGCCAAGCAGGTCTACCGAGTGCTTTTACGCCGCAGCGCTACCTTCGCTCTCACGGTCGTGGTGGGCGCCTTGCTCTTCGAGCGAGCCTTCGACCAGAGCGCAGACTCCATCTtcgagcaggttaacaaggag AAACTCTGGAAGCACATCAAGCACAAGTACGAAGAGCCACGTGACGAGTGA
- the ZMAT5 gene encoding zinc finger matrin-type protein 5, with the protein MGKRYFCDYCNRSFQDNLHNRKKHLNGVQHLRAKKVWYDLFRDNATILQEEQSKKPCREFLLSGRCDFGPNCRFSHMTEEDLERLNAHVQEERRAKEQRQDKAVVTPGTIDEWLEKRAKRLGTTQTDSPLSEEESVFQYPPGWPSVQDLPPSLQAPPPGGWQVPPNLQWG; encoded by the exons ATGGGGAAGCGCTATTTCTGCGACTACTGCAACCGCTCTTTCCAGGACAACCTCCACAACAGGAAGAAGCACCTAAACGGGGTTCAGCACCTCCGGGCCAAGAAAGTCTGGTACGATCTGTTTCGAG ATAATGCAACCATCCTGCAGGAGGAGCAGAGTAAGAAGCCGTGTCGGGAATTCCTGCTATCGG GACGGTGTGATTTTGGCCCCAACTGCAGGTTCTCCCACATGACGGAGGAAGATCTGGAGCGGCTGAATGCTCATGTACAAG AAGAGAGGAGGGCGAAAGAGCAGCGGCAGGACAAGGCAGTCGTCACGCCTGGCACCATTGATGAGTGGCTGGAGAAGAGAGCCAAGCGGCTTGGCACAACTCAGACTGACAG TCCCCTCTCCGAGGAAGAGTCAGTTTTCCAGTATCCACCTGGTTGGCCTTCGGTCCAGGATCTTCCACCTTCCTTGCAGGCTCCGCCTCCTGGTGGATGGCAGGTCCCGCCCAATCTCCAATGGGGATGA